In candidate division KSB1 bacterium, a single genomic region encodes these proteins:
- a CDS encoding DUF2283 domain-containing protein, with amino-acid sequence MKINYYSDTDSMYIDLSSNSSVESVEISEGVVIDYDDRHNIVGIDIDNASRKLDLDEIVLSKLPAVKKIVA; translated from the coding sequence ATGAAAATTAATTACTATTCCGATACAGATTCGATGTATATTGATCTATCGTCAAATTCGAGTGTGGAAAGTGTAGAGATATCGGAAGGAGTTGTAATTGATTATGATGATCGTCATAATATTGTGGGGATTGATATTGATAATGCCAGCCGAAAACTGGACCTGGACGAGATTGTGTTGAGTAAATTGCCCGCTGTTAAAAAGATTGTTGCCTGA
- a CDS encoding ArsR family transcriptional regulator: MIYLAARKQGYAREISEFYNSSLSPIQIQLDRLESGNVLVSHLSGRTRIYAFNPRYPFREELVQLLNKAISFLPEEKQENLLYNRKRPRRKSKPL, from the coding sequence TTGATCTATTTGGCGGCGCGAAAGCAGGGATACGCCAGAGAGATCTCTGAGTTTTACAATTCAAGCCTGAGTCCCATACAAATTCAACTCGACCGGCTCGAATCCGGAAACGTATTGGTCAGCCATTTATCAGGACGCACGCGTATCTATGCCTTTAATCCGCGCTATCCGTTTCGGGAAGAACTGGTTCAATTGCTCAACAAGGCCATCTCGTTTCTTCCTGAAGAAAAGCAAGAAAACCTGTTGTATAACCGGAAACGGCCGAGAAGAAAAAGCAAACCGTTATAA
- a CDS encoding dienelactone hydrolase family protein — MSISGRALIFGTATRFRLGIDADGSGAGSRDPGSAFVGPNDASITFALTREGARAWAHYHGNPRRRGAIQDMDMHIVRDDDMQQTRYSLYFNWSDFQMKPGIAETMGFAVQVNDMDEGSQQLRLYWGDGAGGNLRPGLFKTVRLDTPDEEFVSILPSKTNLWSADDSMQIFIAAYTFQPLDLTVSRGFEEPRFFSIDPDTGSVQRYVLTLKPHVYYSRQTFEIRAESDGYTLDRETFVPAYPAVTIEDLLAELQQILSGDSDSLTARHFQSVYDVVTAEWQKAQSRLREGESEALLCAAYSDYLFREVKNELNAADKIRSGSKHMLCTFTASDNSLQFYKLLLPRDWTPERRYPVIVDLHGAGNPYPLSFFTSVPGAIRGSEEMNENNVQAFILQPWCRGNAGYRGEAGRDIYEALHDMQANWNSADSVYLTGFSMGGYGAWMHMLRSPEQWRAVVIAAGGPSDSVSEQQLSAVKDLPVMIWHGDSDGAVSVSNAYEMQHMLESAGGQPVMKILSGRGHLMTADERAGIYRWLLQH, encoded by the coding sequence ATGTCAATATCCGGCAGGGCGCTGATATTTGGGACGGCGACGCGATTCAGGCTGGGGATTGACGCGGACGGCAGCGGCGCGGGCAGCCGCGACCCCGGTTCGGCGTTTGTGGGACCCAATGATGCATCGATCACGTTTGCGCTTACGCGCGAGGGAGCGCGTGCCTGGGCGCATTATCACGGAAATCCGCGCCGGCGCGGCGCCATCCAGGACATGGACATGCATATTGTACGAGATGACGATATGCAGCAAACCCGGTATTCATTGTATTTCAACTGGTCTGATTTCCAGATGAAACCGGGTATTGCTGAAACAATGGGATTTGCCGTTCAGGTCAACGACATGGACGAGGGGTCGCAGCAGCTGCGGCTGTACTGGGGCGACGGAGCCGGCGGGAATTTGCGACCCGGATTGTTCAAAACCGTGCGTCTTGATACACCGGATGAAGAATTTGTCTCCATACTGCCCAGCAAGACCAATCTCTGGAGCGCTGATGACAGCATGCAGATTTTTATTGCCGCTTATACGTTTCAGCCTCTTGACCTGACTGTGAGCCGGGGATTTGAGGAACCCCGGTTTTTTTCGATTGATCCGGATACCGGCAGCGTACAGCGGTATGTGTTGACCTTGAAACCGCATGTGTATTACAGTCGGCAAACTTTTGAAATCAGGGCAGAATCTGACGGATACACGCTGGACCGGGAAACCTTTGTGCCGGCTTATCCGGCTGTCACCATTGAGGATTTGCTGGCGGAACTGCAGCAAATCCTCTCGGGAGACTCTGATTCTCTGACAGCTCGTCATTTTCAATCCGTGTATGATGTGGTGACTGCGGAATGGCAAAAAGCGCAATCGCGCCTGCGCGAGGGTGAATCCGAAGCGCTGTTGTGCGCGGCATACAGCGATTATCTGTTTCGTGAGGTGAAAAATGAATTGAATGCCGCGGATAAAATTCGTAGCGGAAGCAAGCACATGCTCTGCACCTTTACCGCCTCGGATAACAGTCTGCAGTTTTACAAGCTGCTGTTGCCGCGCGACTGGACTCCGGAGCGCCGTTATCCGGTGATTGTTGATCTGCACGGCGCCGGGAATCCGTATCCGCTTTCCTTTTTTACCTCAGTGCCCGGAGCCATACGGGGTAGTGAAGAAATGAATGAAAATAATGTTCAGGCCTTTATTCTGCAGCCCTGGTGCCGCGGCAATGCCGGCTATCGCGGGGAAGCCGGCCGCGATATCTATGAGGCGCTGCATGACATGCAAGCGAACTGGAACAGCGCGGACAGCGTGTATTTGACAGGCTTTTCCATGGGCGGGTACGGAGCCTGGATGCATATGCTCCGCTCGCCGGAACAGTGGCGGGCGGTGGTCATTGCCGCCGGCGGCCCGTCTGATTCTGTCAGTGAGCAACAGCTGTCTGCTGTTAAAGATTTGCCGGTCATGATCTGGCACGGCGACAGCGACGGCGCGGTGAGTGTGTCGAATGCCTATGAGATGCAGCATATGCTGGAATCCGCCGGAGGGCAGCCGGTGATGAAGATTCTTTCAGGGCGCGGTCATTTAATGACAGCCGATGAACGCGCCGGAATCTATCGCTGGCTGCTGCAGCATTGA
- a CDS encoding FlgD immunoglobulin-like domain containing protein encodes MICRNQANTNGALLTSSRSDAWFYNVTVTDHIDGRYLGGLIHLAADNTIKFANSILWTPEGDNIDIFMDEHNSIEFEYSNIRTTYLNQHWPVVGYPYEQNNIIWGPGNGSSAPLFTHADPFQYILQSGSPCIDAGNPGPAYNDEQDPENPGSAQWPARGGLRNDMGAYGGCDLQSVVPVELALFTAESAGSHVHLTWTTLSETNNYGFNIQRRTSDTPFQTIAFVKGQGTSTQPHHYSYQDSNLSPGMYEYRLKQIDADGSFTFSQITRISINTPQKFRLAQNYPNPFNTSTRFTYDIPCAAETRLFIYNLLGEQIRCLVNDSRQPGTYRVSWDGRDDAGTLVSSGCYYCRMQAAAFTAAVKLVLLR; translated from the coding sequence GTGATATGCAGAAACCAAGCCAATACAAACGGCGCGCTCCTGACCAGTTCGCGATCGGATGCCTGGTTTTATAACGTCACCGTAACAGATCACATTGACGGCCGATATCTGGGCGGTTTAATCCATCTTGCTGCCGACAATACCATCAAATTTGCAAACTCGATCCTCTGGACCCCTGAAGGTGATAATATTGATATTTTTATGGATGAGCACAACAGCATCGAGTTTGAATATTCAAATATCCGAACCACCTATCTGAATCAGCACTGGCCGGTTGTGGGATATCCGTATGAACAAAACAACATCATCTGGGGGCCCGGCAATGGTTCCAGCGCCCCATTGTTTACGCACGCTGATCCGTTTCAGTATATACTCCAGTCCGGTTCGCCCTGCATCGATGCGGGCAATCCGGGTCCCGCCTATAATGACGAGCAGGACCCTGAAAATCCCGGCAGCGCCCAGTGGCCGGCCAGGGGCGGATTGCGCAACGATATGGGAGCCTACGGCGGCTGCGATCTGCAAAGCGTGGTGCCTGTGGAACTCGCCCTGTTCACAGCAGAGTCCGCCGGCAGCCATGTACACTTGACATGGACCACCCTGTCAGAAACCAACAATTATGGTTTTAATATCCAGCGCAGAACGAGTGACACCCCGTTTCAAACCATTGCATTTGTCAAAGGTCAGGGAACAAGCACACAGCCGCATCACTACAGTTATCAGGATTCGAATCTTTCCCCGGGCATGTATGAGTACCGTTTAAAACAGATTGACGCGGACGGCTCATTCACTTTTTCACAAATCACACGGATTTCAATCAACACCCCGCAAAAATTCAGACTGGCACAAAATTACCCGAACCCATTCAACACCTCTACCCGGTTCACATACGATATCCCCTGTGCTGCTGAAACGCGTCTGTTTATTTACAATCTCCTCGGCGAACAGATCAGATGTCTGGTGAACGACAGCAGACAGCCGGGCACCTACCGCGTGAGCTGGGACGGCAGAGATGATGCCGGCACTTTGGTCAGCAGCGGCTGTTATTACTGTAGAATGCAGGCCGCCGCATTCACTGCGGCTGTAAAACTGGTTCTACTCAGATAA
- a CDS encoding C10 family peptidase: protein MNKLLISLLCLLFMAPALHSEPITPEQAQMAAANFTHKRQESTARLSKPVSATLKSTIHDADKPLAFIAELEPTGFLILSGDTDLQPVIAYSFRHAWNADTSSDNPLYHLVKHDLMLRRQAVPLLDEIFIKRNHNAWQTLLNSRLSKSAAVFRQWPEPGSSSTGGWLESVWTQHSPYNDFCPLDPVTGNRCVTGCVATALAQVVHYHRFIGDLSFDAADAYTTGTRKIEIDSDSSSCDFPSFPRLNDYLNDLKSRYFDGGSLTNRDKAALNFACGIAVKMNYTSSSSGAPSSALETALKHHFSYESADYISDLRETNAVDDFYYRLQENMMNAFPALLDIAKLNISMAHVIACDGYNSDNFYHLNFGWGSTSPDAIPDAWYALPHAMPAGYGIITGAVVNIHPGLWYRELSSNTQWIQIPPCTIGAESDIRSVTLRNNSDWNMTVHSAVTSAPFSVSAYTHSFSDSVGPFSLGPDEELTLYTRCIPDSVGKLDRALTVHASGENQYLNVHMTGYGIPETGTAVNPGPVSGTWDKARSPYYVCGNIAIEPGDILHIQPGVDIIFMGRFALTVGEQAQLRACGSRSDSIRFDAYDAQQGWSGIVFDQSAGNDSLCFCRLTHAVYIQETNDYGGALSIYNSSPVILNSCLRKNRGFYGGALYGDQAGPFLQNCVIDENQADECGGAFYLKKQLVSHHFKYRDMQKPSQYKRRAPDQFAIGCLVL from the coding sequence ATGAACAAGCTGCTCATTTCCCTGCTTTGCCTGCTCTTTATGGCACCTGCATTACATTCGGAGCCGATCACCCCGGAGCAGGCGCAAATGGCTGCCGCGAATTTTACGCACAAACGTCAGGAATCTACAGCGCGATTATCCAAACCTGTTTCCGCCACCCTGAAAAGTACAATCCATGATGCTGACAAACCGCTCGCCTTTATAGCTGAACTCGAGCCGACGGGATTCCTGATCCTGTCCGGTGACACGGACTTGCAACCGGTCATCGCCTATTCGTTCCGACATGCATGGAATGCAGACACGAGTTCGGATAACCCGCTGTATCATCTGGTCAAGCACGATCTGATGCTGCGCCGGCAGGCGGTCCCGCTCCTGGACGAAATATTCATCAAGCGCAATCATAATGCATGGCAGACGCTGCTAAATTCCCGTCTGTCAAAATCCGCAGCTGTTTTCCGGCAGTGGCCGGAACCGGGAAGCTCCTCCACCGGCGGCTGGCTGGAAAGCGTCTGGACACAACATTCACCCTATAATGACTTTTGTCCCCTGGATCCCGTCACCGGCAACCGCTGCGTAACCGGCTGCGTAGCCACAGCTTTGGCGCAGGTGGTGCATTATCATCGTTTCATCGGAGATTTGTCGTTTGATGCGGCCGATGCCTATACAACGGGAACCCGTAAAATCGAAATAGACAGCGACAGCTCAAGCTGCGATTTCCCGTCCTTTCCGCGCCTGAATGATTACCTGAACGACCTCAAATCCCGTTATTTCGATGGAGGCTCTCTAACCAACCGTGACAAGGCGGCATTAAATTTTGCCTGCGGAATAGCGGTAAAGATGAATTACACAAGCAGCAGCTCCGGGGCTCCGTCCAGCGCGCTGGAAACGGCATTGAAACACCATTTTTCGTATGAATCGGCCGATTATATCAGTGATTTGAGAGAAACCAACGCGGTCGACGATTTTTATTACCGTCTGCAGGAAAACATGATGAACGCGTTTCCCGCTCTGCTGGATATTGCCAAACTCAACATCAGCATGGCGCATGTCATTGCCTGTGACGGATACAATAGCGATAATTTTTATCACCTGAATTTCGGCTGGGGCAGCACATCTCCGGATGCCATACCGGACGCCTGGTACGCGCTGCCGCACGCCATGCCCGCGGGATACGGGATCATTACCGGTGCGGTTGTCAATATACACCCGGGATTATGGTACAGGGAACTATCCAGCAACACCCAATGGATTCAGATTCCGCCCTGTACTATCGGCGCTGAATCGGATATCCGGTCAGTCACTCTGCGCAACAACAGTGACTGGAACATGACGGTTCACTCTGCCGTCACATCGGCACCGTTTTCAGTCAGTGCATACACACACAGTTTCAGCGATTCGGTCGGGCCGTTCAGCCTTGGACCTGACGAAGAATTGACCCTGTACACGCGCTGTATCCCCGATTCTGTCGGCAAACTGGACCGGGCGCTTACCGTACACGCGTCCGGCGAAAATCAATATCTGAATGTCCACATGACCGGTTACGGAATTCCGGAAACAGGCACAGCTGTCAATCCGGGACCGGTATCCGGGACATGGGACAAGGCACGTTCGCCTTATTATGTGTGCGGGAATATTGCGATAGAACCGGGAGACATACTGCACATCCAGCCCGGTGTCGATATTATTTTCATGGGCCGCTTTGCTCTGACTGTCGGAGAACAGGCGCAGCTGCGTGCCTGCGGGTCCCGCAGCGATTCCATCCGGTTCGATGCCTACGATGCTCAGCAGGGCTGGTCCGGGATTGTGTTTGACCAAAGTGCAGGCAACGATTCGCTGTGCTTTTGCAGACTGACCCACGCTGTATACATTCAGGAGACGAACGATTACGGCGGCGCACTGTCCATATACAATTCTTCACCGGTGATCCTGAACTCATGTCTGCGCAAAAATCGGGGATTTTACGGCGGCGCCCTTTACGGTGATCAGGCCGGGCCGTTTTTACAAAACTGTGTCATTGATGAAAATCAGGCAGATGAATGCGGCGGCGCATTTTATCTGAAGAAACAACTCGTCTCCCATCATTTTAAATACCGTGATATGCAGAAACCAAGCCAATACAAACGGCGCGCTCCTGACCAGTTCGCGATCGGATGCCTGGTTTTATAA
- a CDS encoding S9 family peptidase, translating into MKHRINLFRHAPWLFIVFMSLALPASAAKPLTPEDVLDIEYVSSARMSPDGRYIAYTVRVPRQPGDEPGGAWYELYVADVKSGKTRPFVTGEVNIYSIEWRPDASAIAFRARRGDQEHTQIWMIPVDGGEARPVTDHESGISEFHWHPNGRQIAFTAIEPETDRMQKLDDKGYDFIYFEDWRHEHLYMIDVDTDRLPVQSAEQLTRDMTVWDFTFNPDGGQIAFSASDRNLIDAYYMFRRIHILNLADKEHRPLTDNPGKLGNYEFSPDGTHLAYSAAKFRKDHAVSQAYVIPVSGGQAKNLTPEHFIGHVEWVNWKDSDTVLYMSGEKTANSLSLVDKDGGERDIIHSSKENGGVVFSPPSYTDDFKQFALVGHTPQHPRELYYWQPDSDLQRLTNLNPWLQERDLGEQRVVQYKARDGETIEGLLMTPPSHEKSGLPLMVFVHGGPESHYSNGWVTYYSTPGQVLAGRGYAVFYPNYRSSTGYGLDYALTGYQDAAGTEFDDIADGIKHFVDTGLVDEDRVGLAGGSYGGFAAAWFSSYYSDLVKATGMFVGISDLISKRSTTDIPYEELYVHSGEKLENMWQFSLERSPVYHAHKNDNKTAVLIFGGKQDSRVHPSQSIEFYRRLKMNHHKAVRLVQYPGEGHGNRKQPGRIDVLYRTVDWYDWYLKDGKPVDGPMPPLDLSEKYGLDLSK; encoded by the coding sequence ATGAAACATCGAATCAATCTTTTCCGCCATGCCCCGTGGCTTTTCATCGTCTTTATGTCACTTGCTTTGCCGGCATCCGCCGCCAAACCGCTGACCCCGGAGGATGTACTCGACATAGAATATGTCAGTTCAGCCCGGATGAGTCCCGACGGTCGGTACATTGCTTATACGGTGCGCGTGCCGCGCCAACCCGGCGACGAACCGGGCGGCGCCTGGTACGAGCTTTATGTGGCTGATGTCAAAAGCGGCAAAACGCGTCCGTTTGTCACCGGTGAGGTCAATATTTATTCCATTGAGTGGCGTCCGGACGCATCGGCGATCGCATTCCGCGCCAGACGCGGCGATCAGGAACACACGCAGATATGGATGATCCCGGTCGACGGCGGCGAGGCCCGCCCCGTTACCGATCACGAATCCGGTATCTCCGAGTTTCATTGGCATCCCAACGGCAGACAAATCGCGTTTACAGCGATTGAACCGGAAACCGATCGTATGCAAAAACTGGATGACAAGGGCTATGACTTTATTTATTTCGAAGATTGGCGGCATGAGCATTTGTACATGATCGACGTGGACACGGACCGTCTGCCGGTTCAATCCGCTGAACAACTGACCCGGGACATGACGGTATGGGATTTTACCTTTAATCCCGACGGCGGTCAAATCGCGTTCTCGGCCTCCGACCGCAATCTGATTGATGCGTACTATATGTTCCGCCGCATTCATATCCTGAATCTTGCTGATAAAGAACACCGGCCATTAACCGACAATCCGGGCAAACTCGGCAATTACGAATTCAGTCCGGACGGCACCCACCTGGCCTATAGCGCGGCAAAATTTCGTAAAGATCATGCCGTTAGTCAGGCGTACGTCATACCGGTCAGTGGCGGACAGGCAAAGAACCTGACCCCGGAGCATTTCATCGGTCACGTGGAATGGGTCAACTGGAAAGACAGCGACACTGTGCTCTATATGTCCGGCGAAAAAACCGCCAACAGCCTCAGTCTGGTGGACAAGGACGGCGGCGAACGCGACATCATTCATTCTTCAAAAGAGAACGGCGGTGTGGTGTTTTCTCCTCCGAGTTATACCGACGATTTTAAACAGTTTGCTCTGGTCGGTCACACACCGCAGCATCCGCGCGAGCTGTATTACTGGCAGCCGGACAGCGACCTGCAGCGCCTCACAAACCTGAATCCCTGGCTGCAGGAACGCGATCTGGGCGAACAACGTGTGGTTCAGTACAAAGCGCGTGACGGCGAAACCATCGAAGGCCTTTTGATGACACCGCCGAGTCATGAAAAGTCCGGCCTTCCCCTGATGGTATTTGTGCACGGCGGACCCGAATCCCATTATTCAAACGGCTGGGTGACCTATTATTCCACACCCGGACAGGTGCTGGCCGGCCGCGGTTATGCGGTGTTTTATCCCAATTATCGTTCCAGCACCGGCTACGGACTCGATTACGCTCTGACCGGTTATCAGGACGCCGCCGGGACGGAATTTGATGATATCGCCGACGGCATCAAACATTTTGTCGATACCGGTCTGGTGGATGAGGACCGCGTCGGTCTGGCGGGCGGTTCTTATGGCGGATTCGCCGCGGCCTGGTTTTCCAGCTACTATAGCGATCTGGTCAAGGCCACGGGTATGTTTGTGGGGATCAGCGATCTGATCAGCAAACGCAGCACCACCGATATACCCTATGAAGAACTGTACGTCCATTCCGGTGAAAAATTGGAGAACATGTGGCAGTTCAGCCTGGAACGCAGTCCGGTTTATCACGCGCATAAAAATGACAACAAAACAGCCGTTTTGATCTTTGGCGGCAAACAGGACAGCCGCGTTCATCCGTCACAGAGCATCGAGTTTTACCGGCGTCTCAAAATGAACCATCACAAAGCCGTGCGGTTGGTGCAGTATCCCGGTGAAGGTCACGGCAACCGCAAGCAGCCCGGACGCATCGATGTGCTGTACCGGACCGTGGACTGGTATGACTGGTACCTCAAAGACGGCAAACCCGTGGACGGCCCCATGCCGCCGCTGGATCTCAGTGAAAAATACGGTCTGGATTTATCGAAATAA
- a CDS encoding TIGR04283 family arsenosugar biosynthesis glycosyltransferase — protein sequence MKKSTRTDDLSISVIIPTLNEEKNVAELLKYLKNLDERLELIVADAGSQDGTAARARRLSRMIESPRGRGIQMNKGAQAATGEVLWFLHADCRPHPDSLPAMLAALSDPHLVGGGFEYNLDHPSRRFRWTEFFSNRKNRMLTWLFGDMGIFVRRPVFERMGGYKEIPLMEDMDFSKRLKEEGNIVILPLRINTSARRWLEEGYIYHSIRSWVLQSAWRLGASPETLARFYTFK from the coding sequence ATGAAAAAATCAACCCGAACCGATGATTTATCCATCTCTGTCATTATTCCGACTTTGAACGAGGAAAAGAATGTTGCTGAACTGTTAAAATATCTGAAAAACCTGGACGAACGTCTGGAACTCATTGTTGCGGACGCCGGCAGTCAGGATGGAACCGCAGCGCGTGCCAGGCGGCTCAGCCGGATGATCGAGTCTCCGCGCGGCCGCGGGATTCAAATGAATAAAGGTGCACAGGCGGCAACCGGCGAGGTTCTCTGGTTTTTGCACGCTGATTGCCGGCCGCACCCGGACTCGCTCCCGGCCATGCTGGCGGCATTATCTGATCCGCATCTGGTCGGCGGCGGCTTTGAATATAATCTGGATCATCCGTCCCGTCGCTTCCGCTGGACGGAATTTTTTTCCAACCGCAAAAACCGCATGCTGACCTGGCTGTTCGGAGATATGGGGATTTTTGTCCGACGGCCGGTGTTTGAACGCATGGGAGGCTATAAAGAAATTCCGCTCATGGAGGATATGGATTTCAGCAAACGGCTCAAAGAGGAGGGGAATATTGTGATTCTGCCGCTGCGCATCAACACGTCGGCGCGTCGCTGGCTTGAAGAAGGATATATTTATCATTCTATCCGCAGCTGGGTACTGCAGAGCGCCTGGCGTCTGGGGGCGTCGCCGGAAACTCTGGCGCGGTTTTATACATTCAAATAA